In a single window of the Rattus norvegicus strain BN/NHsdMcwi chromosome 6, GRCr8, whole genome shotgun sequence genome:
- the Otof gene encoding otoferlin isoform X4, translating to MALIVHLKTVSELRGRADRIAKVTFRGQSFYSRVLENCEDVADFDETFRWPVASSIDRNEVLEIQIFNYSKVFSNKLIGTFRMVLQKVVEENRVEVSDTLIDDNNAIIKTSLSMEVRYQAADGTVGPWDDGDFLGDESLQEEEKDSQETDGLLPGSRPSTRTPGEKSFRRAGRSVFSAMKLGKTRSHKEEPQRQDEPAVLEMEDLDHLAIRLGDGLDPDSVSLASVTALTSNVSNKRSKPDIKMEPSAGRPMDYQVSITVIEARQLVGLNMDPVVCVEVGDDKKYTSMKESTNCPYYNEYFVFDFHVSPDVMFDKIIKISVIHSKNLLRSGTLVGSFKMDVGTVYSQPEHQFHHKWAILSDPDDISAGLKGYVKCDVAVVGKGDNIKTPHKANETDEDDIEGNLLLPEGVPPERQWARFYVKIYRAEGLPRMNTSLMANVKKAFIGENKDLVDPYVQVFFAGQKGKTSVQKSSYEPLWNEQVVFTDLFPPLCKRMKVQIRDSDKVNDVAIGTHFIDLRKISNDGDKGFLPTLGPAWVNMYGSTRNYTLLDEHQDLNEGLGEGVSFRARLMLGLAVEILDTSNPELTSSTEVQVEQATPVSESCTGRMEEFFLFGAFLEASMIDRKNGDKPVTFEVTIGNYGNEVDGTSRPQRPRPRKEPGDEEEVDLIQNSSDDEGDEAGDLASVSSTPPMRPQITDRNYFHLPYLERKPCIYIKSWWPDQRRRLYNANIMDHIADKLEEGLNDVQEMIKTEKSYPERRLRGVLEELSCGCHRFLSLSDKDQGHSSRTRLDRERLKSCMRELESMGQQAKSLRAQVKRHTVRDKLRLCQNFLQKLRFLADEPQHSIPDVFIWMMSNNKRIAYARVPSKDLLFSIVEEELGKDCAKVKTLFLKLPGKRGFGSAGWTVQAKLELYLWLGLSKQRKDFLCGLPCGFEEVKAAQGLGLHSFPPISLVYTKKQTFQLRAHMYQARSLFAADSTGLSDPFARVFFINQSQCTEVLNETLCPTWDQMLVFDNLELYGEAHELRDDPPIIVIEIYDQDSMGKADFMGRTFAKPLVKMADEAYCPPRFPPQLEYYQIYRGNATAGDLLAAFELLQIGPSGKADLPPINGPVDMDRGPIMPVPVGIRPVLSKYRVEVLFWGLRDLKRVNLAQVDRPRVDIECAGKGVQSSLIHNYKKNPNFNTLVKWFEVDLPENELLHPPLNIRVVDCRAFGRYTLVGSHAVSSLRRFIYRPPDRSAANWNTTVRLLRGYHMLCNGGPSSCPTGEVVVSMEPEVPVKKLETLVKLDATSDAVVKVDVAEDEKERKKKKKKGPSEEAEEEEPDESMLDWWSKYFASIDTMKEQLRQHETSGIDLEEKEEMDSTEGLKGPVKNKEKSRAAKEEKKKKNQNPGPGQGSEAPEKKKAKIDELKVYPKELESEFDNFEDWLHTFNLLRGKTGDDEDGSTEEERIVGRFKGSLCVYKVPLPEDVSREAGYDPTYGMFQGIPSNDPINVLVRIYVVRATDLHPADINGKADPYIAIKLGKTDIRDKENYISKQLNPVFGKSFDIEASFPMESMLTVAVYDWDLVGTDDLIGETKIDLENRFYSKHRATCGIAQTYSIHGYNIWRDPMKPSQILTRLCKEGKVDGPHFGPHGRVKVANRVFTGPSEIEDENGQRKPTDEHVALSALRHWEDIPRVGCRLVPEHVETRPLLNPDKPGIEQGRLELWVDMFPMDMPAPGTPLDISPRKPKKYELRVIVWNTDEVVLEDDDFFTGEKSSDIFVRGWLKGQQEDKQDTDVHYHSLTGEGNFNWRYLFPFDYLAAEEKIVMSKKESMFSWDETEYKIPARLTLQIWDADHFSADDFLGAIELDLNRFPRGAKTAKQCTMEMATGEVDVPLVSIFKQKRVKGWWPLLARNENDEFELTGKVEAELHLLTAEEAEKNPVGLARNEPDPLEKPNRPDTAFVWFLNPLKSIKYLICTRYKWLIIKIVLALLGLLMLALFLYSLPGYMVKKLLGA from the exons AGAGGAGCCCCAAAGACAAG aTGAGCCAGCGGTGCTGGAGATGGAGGACCTGGACCACCTAGCCATCCGGCTGGGGGATGGGCTGGATCCTGACTCAGTGTCTCTAGCCTCGGTCACTGCTCTCACCAGCAATGTCTCCAACAAACG GTCTAAGCCAGATATTAAAATGGAACCGAGTGCTGGGAGACCCATGGATTACCAG gTCAGCATCACAGTGATTGAGGCTCGGCAGCTGGTGGGTTTGAACATGGACCCCGTGGTGTGCGTGGAGGTGGGCGATGACAAAAAATACACATCCATGAAGGAGTCCACAAACTGCCCTTACTACAACGAG TACTTCGTCTTTGACTTCCACGTCTCTCCTGATGTCATGTTTGACAAGATCATCAAGATCTCG GTTATCCATTCTAAGAACCTGCTTCGAAGCGGCACTCTGGTGGGCTCCTTCAAAATGGATGTGGGGACCGTGTACTCCCAGCCTG AACACCAGTTCCATCACAAATGGGCTATCCTGTCAGACCCCGATGACATCTCTGCCGGGCTGAAGGGCTATGTAAAGTGTGATGTCGCCGTGGTGGGCAAGGGAGACAACATCAAGACACCCCACAAGGCCAACGAGACAGATGAGGATGACATTGAAGG GAACTTGCTGCTCCCCGAGGGCGTGCCCCCAGAACGGCAGTGGGCCCGGTTCTACGTGAAAATTTACCGAGCAGAGGGACTGCCCCGGATGAACACAAGCCTCATGGCCAACGTAAAGAAGGCGTTCATCGGTGAGAACAAGGACCTCGTCGACCCCTACGTTCAAGTCTTCTTTGCTGGACAGAAG GGCAAAACATCAGTGCAGAAGAGCAGCTATGAGCCGCTGTGGAATGAGCAGGTCGTCTTTACAGATCTGTTCCCCCCACTCTGCAAGCGCATGAAGGTGCAGATCCGAGACTCCGACAAGGTCAACGACGTGGCCATCGGCACCCACTTCATCGACCTGCGCAAGATTTCCAACGATGGAGACAAAG GCTTCCTGCCTACGCTCGGCCCAGCCTGGGTGAACATGTACGGCTCCACACGCAACTACACGCTGCTGGACGAGCACCAGGACCTGAATGAGGGCCTGGGTGAGGGGGTGTCCTTCCGTGCCCGCCTCATGTTGGGACTGGCTGTGGAGATCCTAGACACCTCCaacccagagctcaccagctCCACCGAGGTGCAGGTGGAGCAGGCCACACCTGTCTcagag AGCTGCACAGGGAGAATGGAAGAATTTTTCCTATTTGGAGCCTTCCTGGAAGCCTCAATGATCGACCGGAAAAATGGGGACAAGCCAGTGACCTTTGAGGTGACCATAG GAAACTATGGCAATGAAGTCGATGGTACATCCCGGCCCCAGAGGCCTCGGCCCCGGAAGGAACCTGGGGATGAAGAAGAGGTAGACCTGATTCAGAACTCCAGTGACGACGAGGGTGATGAAGCCGGGGACCTGGCCTCAGTGTCCTCCACCCCACCTATGAGGCCCCAGATCACAGACAG GAACTATTTCCACCTGCCCTACCTAGAGCGCAAGCCCTGCATCTACATCAAGAGCTGGTGGCCTGACCAGCGGCGCCGTCTCTACAACGCAAACATCATGGACCACATTGCTGACAAGCTG GAAGAAGGTCTGAATGATGTCCAGGAGATGATCAAAACGGAGAAGTCCTACCCGGAGCGACGCCTGCGGGGTGTGCTAGAGGAACTCAGCTGTGGCTGCCA CCGCTTCCTCTCCCTCTCGGACAAGGACCAGGGTCACTCGTCCCGCACCAGGCTGGATCGGGAGCGCCTCAAATCCTGTATGAGGGAGCTG GAGAGCATGGGACAACAAGCCAAGAGCCTGAGGGCTCAGGTGAAGCGACACACTGTACGGGACAAGCTGAGGTTATGCCAGAACTTCCTGCAGAAGCTACGCTTCCTAGCTGATGAG CCCCAGCACAGCATCCCCGATGTGTTCATTTGGATGATGAGTAATAACAAACGTATCGCCTACGCCCGCGTGCCTTCCAAAGACCTTTTGTTCTCCATTGTGGAGGAGGAATTGGGCAAGGACTGCGCCAAGGTCAAGACCCTCTTCCTGAAG CTGCCAGGAAAGAGGGGCTTCGGCTCGGCAGGCTGGACAGTACAGGCCAAGCTGGAACTCTACCTGTGGCTGGGCCTCAGCAAGCAGAGAAAGGACTTCCTGTGTGGCCTGCCTTGTGGCTTCGAGGAGGTCAAGGCAGCCCAAGGCCTGGGTCTGCATTCCTTTCCGCCCATCAGCCTTGTCTACACCA AGAAGCAAACCTTCCAGCTCCGAGCCCACATGTATCAGGCCCGAAGCCTCTTCGCCGCTGACAGCACTGGGCTCTCTGATCCTTTTGCCCGAGTCTTCTTCATCAACCAGAGCCAGTGCACGGAG GTCCTAAACGAGACACTGTGTCCTACTTGGGACCAAATGCTGGTATTTGACAACCTGGAGCTGTACGGTGAAGCTCATGAGTTACGAGATGATCCCCCCATCATTGTCATTGAAATCTACGACCAGGACAGCATG GGCAAAGCTGACTTCATGGGCCGGACCTTTGCCAAGCCCCTGGTGAAGATGGCAGACGAGGCATATTGCCCGCCTCGCTTCCCGCCCCAGCTTGAGTACTACCAGATCTACCGAGGCAACGCCACGGCCGGAGACCTACTGGCTGCCTTTGAGCTGCTGCAG ATTGGACCATCGGGGAAGGCTGACCTGCCACCCATCAATGGCCCAGTGGACATGGACAGAGGGCCCATCATGCCTGTGCCTGTGGGAATCCGGCCCGTGCTCAGCAAGTACAGAGTGGAG GTGCTGTTCTGGGGCCTGAGGGACTTAAAGAGGGTGAACCTGGCCCAGGTGGACCGGCCACGGGTGGACATCGAGTGTGCGGGAAAAGGGGTACAATCGTCCCTGATCCACAATTATAAGAAGAACCCCAACTTCAACACCCTGGTCAAGTGGTTTGAAGTG GACCTCCCAGAGAATGAGCTCCTGCACCCACCCTTGAACATCCGGGTGGTGGACTGCCGGGCCTTTGGACGATACACCCTGGTGGGCTCCCATGCAGTCAGCTCACTACGACGCTTCATCTACCGACCCCCGGACCGCTCGGCCGCCAACTGGAACACCACAG tCAGGCTTCTCCGGGGCTACCACATGCTGTGCAATGGGGGCCCCTCTTCTTGCCCCACAGGGGAGGTTGTAGTGAGCATGGAACCTGAAGTGCCAGTTAAGAAGCTGGAGACCCTGGTGAAGCTGGATGCG ACTTCTGATGCTGTGGTCAAGGTGGATGTG GCTGaagatgagaaggaaaggaagaagaagaaaaagaaaggcccatcagaggaggcagaggaggaggaaccCGATGAGAGCATGCTGGATTGGTGGTCCAAGTACTTTGCCTCCATTGACACAATGAAGGAG CAACTTCGACAACATGAGACCTCTGGGATTGatttggaagagaaggaagaaatggataGCACTGAGG GCCTGAAGGGGCCAGTGAAGAACAAGGAGAAGTCCAGAGCtgcaaaggaggaaaaaaagaagaaaaatcagaacCCTGGCCCTGGCCAGGGATCGGAGGCTCCTGAGAAGAAGAAAGCCAAGATCGACGAGCTTAAG GTGTATCCCAAGGAGCTAGAGTCGGAGTTTGACAACTTTGAGGACTGGCTGCACACGTTCAACCTGTTACGGGGCAAGACTGGGGATGATGAGGATGGCTCCACAGAGGAAGAACGCATAGTAGGCCGATTCAAG GGTTCCCTCTGTGTGTACAAAGTGCCACTCCCGGAGGATGTGTCTCGTGAAGCTGGCTACGATCCCACCTACGGAATGTTCCAGGGCATCCCAAGCAATGACCCCATTAATGTGCTGGTCCGAATCTATGTGGTCCGG GCCACAGACCTGCACCCGGCTGACATCAATGGCAAAGCCGACCCCTATATCGCCATCAAGTTAGGCAAGACTGACATCCGAGACAAGGAGAACTACATCTCCAAGCAGCTCAACCCTGTCTTTGGAAA GTCCTTTGACATTGAGGCCTCCTTCCCCATGGAGTCCATGCTGACAGTGGCTGTGTACGACTGGGATCTGGTGGGCACTGATGACCTCATCGGAGAAACCAAGATCGACCTGGAAAACCGCTTCTACAGCAAGCACCGTGCTACCTGCGGCATCGCGCAGACCTATTCCAT ACATGGCTATAATATCTGGAGAGACCCCATGAAGCCCAGCCAGATCCTGACCCGCCTCTGCAAAGAGGGCAAAGTGGACGGCCCCCACTTTGGTCCCCATGGGAGAGTGAAGGTCGCCAACCGTGTCTTCACAGGGCCTTCAGAGATAGAGGATGAGAATG gtCAGAGGAAGCCCACAGATGAGCACGTGGCACTGTCTGCTCTGAGACACTGGGAGGACATCCCCCGGGTGGGCTGCCGCCTTGTACCGGAGCACGTGGAGACCAGGCCGTTGCTCAACCCTGACAAGCCAGGCATTGAGCAG GGCCGCCTGGAGCTGTGGGTGGATATGTTCCCCATGGATATGCCGGCCCCTGGAACACCTCTGGATATCTCCCCCAGGAAACCCAAGAA GTATGAGCTGCGCGTCATCGTGTGGAACACAGATGAGGTGGTCCTGGAAGACGACGATTTCTTCACGGGAGAGAAGTCCAGTGATATTTTTGTGAGGGG GTGGCTGAAGGGCCAGCAGGAGGACAAACAGGACACAGACGTACATTATCACTCCCTCACGGGTGAGGGCAACTTCAACTGGCGATACCTGTTCCCCTTCGACTACCTGGCGGCCGAAGAGAAGATCGTTATGTCCAAGAAGGAGTCCATGTTCTCCTGGGATGAGACGGAGTACAAGATACCTGCGCGGCTCACCCTGCAGATCTGGGACGCTGACCACTTCTCAGCCGATGACTTCCTGG GGGCCATCGAGCTGGACCTGAACCGGTTCCCGAGGGGCGCCAAGACAGCCAAGCAGTGCACCATGGAGATGGCCACCGGGGAGGTGGATGTGCCCCTGGTTTCCATCTTTAAACAGAAACGTGTCAAAGGCTGGTGGCCCCTCCTGGCCCGCAATGAGAATGATGAATTTGAACTCACG GGCAAAGTAGAGGCAGAGTTACACCTCCTCACGGCAGAGGAGGCGGAGAAGAACCCGGTGGGCCTGGCTCGCAATGAACCTGACCCTCTAGAAAAACCCAA CCGACCCGACACGGCGTTCGTCTGGTTCCTGAACCCACTCAAATCTATCAAGTACCTCATTTGCACCCGGTACAAGTGGCTTATCATCAAGATTGTGCTGGCCCTGCTTGGGCTGCTCATGCTGGCCCTCTTCCTCTATAGCCTCCCAGGCTACATGGTCAAGAAGCTCCTAGGGGCATGA
- the Otof gene encoding otoferlin: protein MALIVHLKTVSELRGRADRIAKVTFRGQSFYSRVLENCEDVADFDETFRWPVASSIDRNEVLEIQIFNYSKVFSNKLIGTFRMVLQKVVEENRVEVSDTLIDDNNAIIKTSLSMEVRYQAADGTVGPWDDGDFLGDESLQEEEKDSQETDGLLPGSRPSTRTPGEKSFRRAGRSVFSAMKLGKTRSHKEEPQRQDEPAVLEMEDLDHLAIRLGDGLDPDSVSLASVTALTSNVSNKRSKPDIKMEPSAGRPMDYQVSITVIEARQLVGLNMDPVVCVEVGDDKKYTSMKESTNCPYYNEYFVFDFHVSPDVMFDKIIKISVIHSKNLLRSGTLVGSFKMDVGTVYSQPEHQFHHKWAILSDPDDISAGLKGYVKCDVAVVGKGDNIKTPHKANETDEDDIEGNLLLPEGVPPERQWARFYVKIYRAEGLPRMNTSLMANVKKAFIGENKDLVDPYVQVFFAGQKGKTSVQKSSYEPLWNEQVVFTDLFPPLCKRMKVQIRDSDKVNDVAIGTHFIDLRKISNDGDKGFLPTLGPAWVNMYGSTRNYTLLDEHQDLNEGLGEGVSFRARLMLGLAVEILDTSNPELTSSTEVQVEQATPVSESCTGRMEEFFLFGAFLEASMIDRKNGDKPVTFEVTIGNYGNEVDGTSRPQRPRPRKEPGDEEEVDLIQNSSDDEGDEAGDLASVSSTPPMRPQITDRNYFHLPYLERKPCIYIKSWWPDQRRRLYNANIMDHIADKLEEGLNDVQEMIKTEKSYPERRLRGVLEELSCGCHRFLSLSDKDQGHSSRTRLDRERLKSCMRELESMGQQAKSLRAQVKRHTVRDKLRLCQNFLQKLRFLADEPQHSIPDVFIWMMSNNKRIAYARVPSKDLLFSIVEEELGKDCAKVKTLFLKLPGKRGFGSAGWTVQAKLELYLWLGLSKQRKDFLCGLPCGFEEVKAAQGLGLHSFPPISLVYTKKQTFQLRAHMYQARSLFAADSTGLSDPFARVFFINQSQCTEVLNETLCPTWDQMLVFDNLELYGEAHELRDDPPIIVIEIYDQDSMGKADFMGRTFAKPLVKMADEAYCPPRFPPQLEYYQIYRGNATAGDLLAAFELLQIGPSGKADLPPINGPVDMDRGPIMPVPVGIRPVLSKYRVEVLFWGLRDLKRVNLAQVDRPRVDIECAGKGVQSSLIHNYKKNPNFNTLVKWFEVDLPENELLHPPLNIRVVDCRAFGRYTLVGSHAVSSLRRFIYRPPDRSAANWNTTVRLLRGYHMLCNGGPSSCPTGEVVVSMEPEVPVKKLETLVKLDATSDAVVKVDVAEDEKERKKKKKKGPSEEAEEEEPDESMLDWWSKYFASIDTMKEQLRQHETSGIDLEEKEEMDSTEGLKGPVKNKEKSRAAKEEKKKKNQNPGPGQGSEAPEKKKAKIDELKVYPKELESEFDNFEDWLHTFNLLRGKTGDDEDGSTEEERIVGRFKGSLCVYKVPLPEDVSREAGYDPTYGMFQGIPSNDPINVLVRIYVVRATDLHPADINGKADPYIAIKLGKTDIRDKENYISKQLNPVFGKSFDIEASFPMESMLTVAVYDWDLVGTDDLIGETKIDLENRFYSKHRATCGIAQTYSIHGYNIWRDPMKPSQILTRLCKEGKVDGPHFGPHGRVKVANRVFTGPSEIEDENGQRKPTDEHVALSALRHWEDIPRVGCRLVPEHVETRPLLNPDKPGIEQGRLELWVDMFPMDMPAPGTPLDISPRKPKKYELRVIVWNTDEVVLEDDDFFTGEKSSDIFVRGWLKGQQEDKQDTDVHYHSLTGEGNFNWRYLFPFDYLAAEEKIVMSKKESMFSWDETEYKIPARLTLQIWDADHFSADDFLGAIELDLNRFPRGAKTAKQCTMEMATGEVDVPLVSIFKQKRVKGWWPLLARNENDEFELTGKVEAELHLLTAEEAEKNPVGLARNEPDPLEKPNRPDTSFIWFLNPLKSARYFLWHTYRWLLLKLLLLLLLLLLLALFLYSLPGYLAKKILGA from the exons AGAGGAGCCCCAAAGACAAG aTGAGCCAGCGGTGCTGGAGATGGAGGACCTGGACCACCTAGCCATCCGGCTGGGGGATGGGCTGGATCCTGACTCAGTGTCTCTAGCCTCGGTCACTGCTCTCACCAGCAATGTCTCCAACAAACG GTCTAAGCCAGATATTAAAATGGAACCGAGTGCTGGGAGACCCATGGATTACCAG gTCAGCATCACAGTGATTGAGGCTCGGCAGCTGGTGGGTTTGAACATGGACCCCGTGGTGTGCGTGGAGGTGGGCGATGACAAAAAATACACATCCATGAAGGAGTCCACAAACTGCCCTTACTACAACGAG TACTTCGTCTTTGACTTCCACGTCTCTCCTGATGTCATGTTTGACAAGATCATCAAGATCTCG GTTATCCATTCTAAGAACCTGCTTCGAAGCGGCACTCTGGTGGGCTCCTTCAAAATGGATGTGGGGACCGTGTACTCCCAGCCTG AACACCAGTTCCATCACAAATGGGCTATCCTGTCAGACCCCGATGACATCTCTGCCGGGCTGAAGGGCTATGTAAAGTGTGATGTCGCCGTGGTGGGCAAGGGAGACAACATCAAGACACCCCACAAGGCCAACGAGACAGATGAGGATGACATTGAAGG GAACTTGCTGCTCCCCGAGGGCGTGCCCCCAGAACGGCAGTGGGCCCGGTTCTACGTGAAAATTTACCGAGCAGAGGGACTGCCCCGGATGAACACAAGCCTCATGGCCAACGTAAAGAAGGCGTTCATCGGTGAGAACAAGGACCTCGTCGACCCCTACGTTCAAGTCTTCTTTGCTGGACAGAAG GGCAAAACATCAGTGCAGAAGAGCAGCTATGAGCCGCTGTGGAATGAGCAGGTCGTCTTTACAGATCTGTTCCCCCCACTCTGCAAGCGCATGAAGGTGCAGATCCGAGACTCCGACAAGGTCAACGACGTGGCCATCGGCACCCACTTCATCGACCTGCGCAAGATTTCCAACGATGGAGACAAAG GCTTCCTGCCTACGCTCGGCCCAGCCTGGGTGAACATGTACGGCTCCACACGCAACTACACGCTGCTGGACGAGCACCAGGACCTGAATGAGGGCCTGGGTGAGGGGGTGTCCTTCCGTGCCCGCCTCATGTTGGGACTGGCTGTGGAGATCCTAGACACCTCCaacccagagctcaccagctCCACCGAGGTGCAGGTGGAGCAGGCCACACCTGTCTcagag AGCTGCACAGGGAGAATGGAAGAATTTTTCCTATTTGGAGCCTTCCTGGAAGCCTCAATGATCGACCGGAAAAATGGGGACAAGCCAGTGACCTTTGAGGTGACCATAG GAAACTATGGCAATGAAGTCGATGGTACATCCCGGCCCCAGAGGCCTCGGCCCCGGAAGGAACCTGGGGATGAAGAAGAGGTAGACCTGATTCAGAACTCCAGTGACGACGAGGGTGATGAAGCCGGGGACCTGGCCTCAGTGTCCTCCACCCCACCTATGAGGCCCCAGATCACAGACAG GAACTATTTCCACCTGCCCTACCTAGAGCGCAAGCCCTGCATCTACATCAAGAGCTGGTGGCCTGACCAGCGGCGCCGTCTCTACAACGCAAACATCATGGACCACATTGCTGACAAGCTG GAAGAAGGTCTGAATGATGTCCAGGAGATGATCAAAACGGAGAAGTCCTACCCGGAGCGACGCCTGCGGGGTGTGCTAGAGGAACTCAGCTGTGGCTGCCA CCGCTTCCTCTCCCTCTCGGACAAGGACCAGGGTCACTCGTCCCGCACCAGGCTGGATCGGGAGCGCCTCAAATCCTGTATGAGGGAGCTG GAGAGCATGGGACAACAAGCCAAGAGCCTGAGGGCTCAGGTGAAGCGACACACTGTACGGGACAAGCTGAGGTTATGCCAGAACTTCCTGCAGAAGCTACGCTTCCTAGCTGATGAG CCCCAGCACAGCATCCCCGATGTGTTCATTTGGATGATGAGTAATAACAAACGTATCGCCTACGCCCGCGTGCCTTCCAAAGACCTTTTGTTCTCCATTGTGGAGGAGGAATTGGGCAAGGACTGCGCCAAGGTCAAGACCCTCTTCCTGAAG CTGCCAGGAAAGAGGGGCTTCGGCTCGGCAGGCTGGACAGTACAGGCCAAGCTGGAACTCTACCTGTGGCTGGGCCTCAGCAAGCAGAGAAAGGACTTCCTGTGTGGCCTGCCTTGTGGCTTCGAGGAGGTCAAGGCAGCCCAAGGCCTGGGTCTGCATTCCTTTCCGCCCATCAGCCTTGTCTACACCA AGAAGCAAACCTTCCAGCTCCGAGCCCACATGTATCAGGCCCGAAGCCTCTTCGCCGCTGACAGCACTGGGCTCTCTGATCCTTTTGCCCGAGTCTTCTTCATCAACCAGAGCCAGTGCACGGAG GTCCTAAACGAGACACTGTGTCCTACTTGGGACCAAATGCTGGTATTTGACAACCTGGAGCTGTACGGTGAAGCTCATGAGTTACGAGATGATCCCCCCATCATTGTCATTGAAATCTACGACCAGGACAGCATG GGCAAAGCTGACTTCATGGGCCGGACCTTTGCCAAGCCCCTGGTGAAGATGGCAGACGAGGCATATTGCCCGCCTCGCTTCCCGCCCCAGCTTGAGTACTACCAGATCTACCGAGGCAACGCCACGGCCGGAGACCTACTGGCTGCCTTTGAGCTGCTGCAG ATTGGACCATCGGGGAAGGCTGACCTGCCACCCATCAATGGCCCAGTGGACATGGACAGAGGGCCCATCATGCCTGTGCCTGTGGGAATCCGGCCCGTGCTCAGCAAGTACAGAGTGGAG GTGCTGTTCTGGGGCCTGAGGGACTTAAAGAGGGTGAACCTGGCCCAGGTGGACCGGCCACGGGTGGACATCGAGTGTGCGGGAAAAGGGGTACAATCGTCCCTGATCCACAATTATAAGAAGAACCCCAACTTCAACACCCTGGTCAAGTGGTTTGAAGTG GACCTCCCAGAGAATGAGCTCCTGCACCCACCCTTGAACATCCGGGTGGTGGACTGCCGGGCCTTTGGACGATACACCCTGGTGGGCTCCCATGCAGTCAGCTCACTACGACGCTTCATCTACCGACCCCCGGACCGCTCGGCCGCCAACTGGAACACCACAG tCAGGCTTCTCCGGGGCTACCACATGCTGTGCAATGGGGGCCCCTCTTCTTGCCCCACAGGGGAGGTTGTAGTGAGCATGGAACCTGAAGTGCCAGTTAAGAAGCTGGAGACCCTGGTGAAGCTGGATGCG ACTTCTGATGCTGTGGTCAAGGTGGATGTG GCTGaagatgagaaggaaaggaagaagaagaaaaagaaaggcccatcagaggaggcagaggaggaggaaccCGATGAGAGCATGCTGGATTGGTGGTCCAAGTACTTTGCCTCCATTGACACAATGAAGGAG CAACTTCGACAACATGAGACCTCTGGGATTGatttggaagagaaggaagaaatggataGCACTGAGG GCCTGAAGGGGCCAGTGAAGAACAAGGAGAAGTCCAGAGCtgcaaaggaggaaaaaaagaagaaaaatcagaacCCTGGCCCTGGCCAGGGATCGGAGGCTCCTGAGAAGAAGAAAGCCAAGATCGACGAGCTTAAG GTGTATCCCAAGGAGCTAGAGTCGGAGTTTGACAACTTTGAGGACTGGCTGCACACGTTCAACCTGTTACGGGGCAAGACTGGGGATGATGAGGATGGCTCCACAGAGGAAGAACGCATAGTAGGCCGATTCAAG GGTTCCCTCTGTGTGTACAAAGTGCCACTCCCGGAGGATGTGTCTCGTGAAGCTGGCTACGATCCCACCTACGGAATGTTCCAGGGCATCCCAAGCAATGACCCCATTAATGTGCTGGTCCGAATCTATGTGGTCCGG GCCACAGACCTGCACCCGGCTGACATCAATGGCAAAGCCGACCCCTATATCGCCATCAAGTTAGGCAAGACTGACATCCGAGACAAGGAGAACTACATCTCCAAGCAGCTCAACCCTGTCTTTGGAAA GTCCTTTGACATTGAGGCCTCCTTCCCCATGGAGTCCATGCTGACAGTGGCTGTGTACGACTGGGATCTGGTGGGCACTGATGACCTCATCGGAGAAACCAAGATCGACCTGGAAAACCGCTTCTACAGCAAGCACCGTGCTACCTGCGGCATCGCGCAGACCTATTCCAT ACATGGCTATAATATCTGGAGAGACCCCATGAAGCCCAGCCAGATCCTGACCCGCCTCTGCAAAGAGGGCAAAGTGGACGGCCCCCACTTTGGTCCCCATGGGAGAGTGAAGGTCGCCAACCGTGTCTTCACAGGGCCTTCAGAGATAGAGGATGAGAATG gtCAGAGGAAGCCCACAGATGAGCACGTGGCACTGTCTGCTCTGAGACACTGGGAGGACATCCCCCGGGTGGGCTGCCGCCTTGTACCGGAGCACGTGGAGACCAGGCCGTTGCTCAACCCTGACAAGCCAGGCATTGAGCAG GGCCGCCTGGAGCTGTGGGTGGATATGTTCCCCATGGATATGCCGGCCCCTGGAACACCTCTGGATATCTCCCCCAGGAAACCCAAGAA GTATGAGCTGCGCGTCATCGTGTGGAACACAGATGAGGTGGTCCTGGAAGACGACGATTTCTTCACGGGAGAGAAGTCCAGTGATATTTTTGTGAGGGG GTGGCTGAAGGGCCAGCAGGAGGACAAACAGGACACAGACGTACATTATCACTCCCTCACGGGTGAGGGCAACTTCAACTGGCGATACCTGTTCCCCTTCGACTACCTGGCGGCCGAAGAGAAGATCGTTATGTCCAAGAAGGAGTCCATGTTCTCCTGGGATGAGACGGAGTACAAGATACCTGCGCGGCTCACCCTGCAGATCTGGGACGCTGACCACTTCTCAGCCGATGACTTCCTGG GGGCCATCGAGCTGGACCTGAACCGGTTCCCGAGGGGCGCCAAGACAGCCAAGCAGTGCACCATGGAGATGGCCACCGGGGAGGTGGATGTGCCCCTGGTTTCCATCTTTAAACAGAAACGTGTCAAAGGCTGGTGGCCCCTCCTGGCCCGCAATGAGAATGATGAATTTGAACTCACG GGCAAAGTAGAGGCAGAGTTACACCTCCTCACGGCAGAGGAGGCGGAGAAGAACCCGGTGGGCCTGGCTCGCAATGAACCTGACCCTCTAGAAAAACCCAA TCGGCCCGACACAAGCTTCATCTGGTTCTTGAACCCTCTCAAGTCTGCCCGCTACTTCCTGTGGCATACCTACCGCTGGCTGCTCCTCAaactcctgctgctcctcctcctgctgctgctgctcgcCCTGTTTCTCTACTCTCTGCCTGGCTACCTGGCCAAGAAGATCCTTGGGGCCTGA